Proteins encoded in a region of the Phoenix dactylifera cultivar Barhee BC4 chromosome 3, palm_55x_up_171113_PBpolish2nd_filt_p, whole genome shotgun sequence genome:
- the LOC103709101 gene encoding uncharacterized protein LOC103709101 isoform X1: MASLCHHLVSINLNAVQEEMKGVKALLLGIMFTAAQLPHIVSFPTTAPAFLWSPHHLSSSHFGVKEVVEYRTISSKNLAKSVLSEGGWSNLVCSGKDLHDNVDVALVFVGRKLQSSDISKTHYLDPALLDMLKLLFTSSNFSMAFPYVAISDEDDTLENSLISGFAENCGHGLKVNHIAYLDSCSVNGKNFKKLQGLHSVHDFVGSRMETRVSGQTDLIVFCNGGSKELDYTQSEGEVLSELISSLEQSGATYTILYASEPCRSFQYPTHPSLSRFLAEDTSTNGSSNSTLCDGVCQIKTSLLEGIFVGIVLLLILISGLCCMMGIDTPTRFETPQES, encoded by the exons ATGGCCTCTCTTTGTCATCATTTGGTTAGCATTAATCTGAATGCTGTGCAGGAAGAGATGAAGGGAGTGAAGGCACTTCTATTAGGAATTATGTTTACAGCTGCACAATTGCCACATATTGTTTCCTTTCCCACCACGGCACCTGCGTTTCTGTGGTCTCCGCACCATCTGAG TTCGTCTCATTTTGGTGTTAAAGAAGTTGTTGAATACCGCACAATCTCCTCAAAGAATTTAGCCAAATCAGTTCTGTCTGAGGGTGGTTGGTCAAATTTGGTG TGCTCTGGGAAGGACCTTCATGACAATGTGGATGTTGCACTTGTTTTTGTTGGGAGAAAG TTGCAATCCTCAGACATCTCTAAAACCCATTACCTGGATCCAGCTTTGCTAGACATGTTAAAG cTCTTGTTCACAAGTTCAAATTTTTCTATGGCATTTCCATATGTGGCCATATCGGATGAAGATGACACATTGGAAAATTCCTTGATATCAGGATTTGCTGAAAATTGTGGGCATGGATTAAAAGTGAATCATATTGCTTACTTGGACTCTTGTTCTGTTAATGGCAAAAACTTTAAGAAGCTTCAAGGCTTGCATTCAGTACAT gACTTCGTGGGATCAAGGATGGAAACAAGGGTAAGTGGGCAGACGGATCTGATTGTGTTCTGCAATGGAGGTTCCAAGGAATTGGATTACACCCAgtcagaag GGGAGGTTTTATCTGAACTAATCAGTTCACTGGAGCAGTCTGGTGCCACATATACAATCCTCTATGCTTCTGAGCCATGCAGGTCATTTCAGTACCCTACTCACCCGTCTTTGAGTAGGTTTCTAGCAGAAGACACCAGCACCAATGGTTCATCTAATTCTACCCTCTGTGATGGAGTTTGCCAAATTAAAACATCACTTCTAGAAGGGATTTTTGTT GGGATTGTTCTGCTTCTAATATTGATATCAGGTCTGTGCTGTATGATGGGTATTGACACTCCAACAAGATTTGAGACTCCACAGGAATCCTGA
- the LOC103709101 gene encoding uncharacterized protein LOC103709101 isoform X2, which translates to MKGVKALLLGIMFTAAQLPHIVSFPTTAPAFLWSPHHLSSSHFGVKEVVEYRTISSKNLAKSVLSEGGWSNLVCSGKDLHDNVDVALVFVGRKLQSSDISKTHYLDPALLDMLKLLFTSSNFSMAFPYVAISDEDDTLENSLISGFAENCGHGLKVNHIAYLDSCSVNGKNFKKLQGLHSVHDFVGSRMETRVSGQTDLIVFCNGGSKELDYTQSEGEVLSELISSLEQSGATYTILYASEPCRSFQYPTHPSLSRFLAEDTSTNGSSNSTLCDGVCQIKTSLLEGIFVGIVLLLILISGLCCMMGIDTPTRFETPQES; encoded by the exons ATGAAGGGAGTGAAGGCACTTCTATTAGGAATTATGTTTACAGCTGCACAATTGCCACATATTGTTTCCTTTCCCACCACGGCACCTGCGTTTCTGTGGTCTCCGCACCATCTGAG TTCGTCTCATTTTGGTGTTAAAGAAGTTGTTGAATACCGCACAATCTCCTCAAAGAATTTAGCCAAATCAGTTCTGTCTGAGGGTGGTTGGTCAAATTTGGTG TGCTCTGGGAAGGACCTTCATGACAATGTGGATGTTGCACTTGTTTTTGTTGGGAGAAAG TTGCAATCCTCAGACATCTCTAAAACCCATTACCTGGATCCAGCTTTGCTAGACATGTTAAAG cTCTTGTTCACAAGTTCAAATTTTTCTATGGCATTTCCATATGTGGCCATATCGGATGAAGATGACACATTGGAAAATTCCTTGATATCAGGATTTGCTGAAAATTGTGGGCATGGATTAAAAGTGAATCATATTGCTTACTTGGACTCTTGTTCTGTTAATGGCAAAAACTTTAAGAAGCTTCAAGGCTTGCATTCAGTACAT gACTTCGTGGGATCAAGGATGGAAACAAGGGTAAGTGGGCAGACGGATCTGATTGTGTTCTGCAATGGAGGTTCCAAGGAATTGGATTACACCCAgtcagaag GGGAGGTTTTATCTGAACTAATCAGTTCACTGGAGCAGTCTGGTGCCACATATACAATCCTCTATGCTTCTGAGCCATGCAGGTCATTTCAGTACCCTACTCACCCGTCTTTGAGTAGGTTTCTAGCAGAAGACACCAGCACCAATGGTTCATCTAATTCTACCCTCTGTGATGGAGTTTGCCAAATTAAAACATCACTTCTAGAAGGGATTTTTGTT GGGATTGTTCTGCTTCTAATATTGATATCAGGTCTGTGCTGTATGATGGGTATTGACACTCCAACAAGATTTGAGACTCCACAGGAATCCTGA